In Hemicordylus capensis ecotype Gifberg chromosome 3, rHemCap1.1.pri, whole genome shotgun sequence, one DNA window encodes the following:
- the LOC128350850 gene encoding ATP-dependent zinc metalloprotease YME1L1-like has translation MFPFPTMGQPQETVPLSHLTNAFHSPQSPAPSFTAASIQCVQREAAPEHDVQNTEPTLNLRDRGRPDWKASQIDELVDRLLPGCCIEKKTPSHGQTSYISAQSFLGNKYGFADVFSVLCSSDLYGQHPSPLQNVCKNLQRWPVFVQSRGFKTLKSRARRLQSTSERLTETENVAPSFVKGLLRDRGTDFESLEKWMKTKNIPEVHQDAFKTGFAEDFLKSQALSQRTNDSSRRNRYILVLLIMLSIYALFKNPYLSGKGSFSDTVRFRATSGLDAAVDPIQMKNVTFEHIKGVEEAKQELQEVVEFLRNPDKFTVLGGKLPKGILLVGPPGTGKTLLARAVAGEADVPFHYASGSEFDEMFVGVGASRIRNLFREAKANAPCVIFIDELDSVGGKRIESPMHPSSRQTINQLLAEMDGFKPNEGVIIIGATNFPEALDNALIRPGRFDMQVTVPRPDVRGRTEILKCYLNKIKYDQSIDAEIIARGTVGFSGAELENLVNQAALKAAVDGKDMVTMKELEFSKDKILMGLERRSVEIDDKNKTPTAYHESGLAIIASYTKDAMPINKATIMPRGPTLGHVSLLPENDRWSEIRSQLLAQMDVSMGGRVAEELIFGGDHISTGASSDFDNASKIATLMVTKFGMSEKLGVMTYTDTGKLSPETKSATEQEIRTLLKDSYERAKNILKTHAKEHKNLAEALLTYETLYAKEIQIVLEGGKLDVR, from the coding sequence ATGTTTCCTTTTCCCACCATGGGGCAGCCCCAGGAGACAGTTCCTCTGAGTCACCTCACCAATGCCTTCCATTCGCCCCAAAGTCCAGCTCCATCTTTCACTGCAGCGTCCATCCAGTGTGTGCAAAGGGAAGCAGCTCCTGAACATGATGTACAGAACACGGAGCCAACGCTTAATCTACGAGATCGAGGACGACCTGATTGGAAAGCTAGCCAGATTGATGAACTAGTGGACAGGCTACTTCCTGGCTGTTGTATAGAAAAGAAAACCCCTTCCCACGGGCAAACGTCCTATATATCTGCACAGTCCTTCTTGGGAAATAAGTATGGTTTTGCAGATGTATTTAGTGTTTTGTGCTCATCTGATCTGTATGGACAGCATCCTAGCCCTCTCCAGAATGTATGCAAAAATCTTCAACGCTGGCCAGTTTTCGTTCAGTCTCGaggttttaaaaccctgaaatcaAGAGCAAGACGACTGCAGTCCACATCAGAACGATtaacagaaacagaaaatgtaGCACCCTCATTTGTAAAGGGTCTTCTGAGAGATCGAGGAACTGATTTTGAAAGTTTAGAGAAATGGATGAAAACAAAAAACATACCTGAAGTTCATCAAGATGcttttaaaactgggtttgcagaggaCTTTTTGAAATCACAGGCACTCTCACAGCGTACAAATGATTCCTCAAGACGAAACCGTTACATTCTGGTTCTTCTGATAATGCTTAGTATTTATGCtttatttaaaaacccatatttATCTGGTAAAGGCTCCTTTTCTGATACTGTGCGTTTCCGAGCAACTTCTGGGCTTGATGCAGCAGTGGACCCTATTCAGATGAAAAATGTCACCTTTGAACATATCAAAGGAGTTGAAGAAGCTAAGCAGGAGTTGCAGGAAGTGGTAGAATTCTTGAGAAATCCTGATAAATTCACCGTACTAGGAGGTAAACTTCCTAAAGGTATTCTTTTGGTGGGACCACCTGGTACTGGCAAAACCCTTCTTGCCAGAGCTGTGGCTGGAGAAGCTGATGTTCCATTCCATTATGCCTCTGGGTCTGAGTTTGATGAGATGTTTGTTGGTGTGGGAGCCAGTCGTATCAGAAATCTGTTTAGGGAGGCCAAAGCAAATGCACCTTGCGTTATATTCATTGATGAACTGGATTCTGTTGGTGGCAAAAGAATAGAGTCTCCAATGCATCCCTCGTCAAGGCAGACTATAAATCAGCTCCTTGCTGAAATGGATGGCTTTAAACCTAATGAAGGAGTCATTATCATTGGTGCAACAAACTTCCCCGAAGCGTTAGATAATGCTTTAATACGTCCTGGCCGCTTTGACATGCAAGTTACAGTGCCCAGACCAGATGTTAGGGGCCGAACAGAAATCCTGAAATGTTAtcttaataaaataaagtatGATCAATCTATTGATGCAGAAATCATTGCAAGAGGTACAGTAGGATTTTCTGGAGCTGAGCTGGAAAACCTTGTGAATCAAGCTGCATTAAAAGCTGCTGTTGATGGGAAAGATATGGTTACTATGAAGGAGCTAGAATTCTCAAAGGACAAAATTCTCATGGGCCTTGAGCGAAGAAGTGTAGAAATTGATGATAAGAATAAAACGCCTACTGCCTATCATGAGTCTGGGCTTGCCATCATTGCATCTTATACTAAAGATGCAATGCCAATTAACAAAGCAACAATTATGCCAAGAGGACCAACACTTGGACATGTATCTTTGCTACCAGAAAATGATAGATGGAGTGAAATTAGATCCCAGTTACTTGCGCAGATGGATGTTAGTATGGGAGGAAGAGTAGCAGAAGAGCTCATATTTGGAGGTGATCATATCAGCacaggtgcttctagtgatttTGATAATGCTTCTAAAATAGCTACGCTTATGGTGACTAAGTTTGGAATGAGTGAGAAGCTTGGTGTCATGACCTACACAGATACAGGGAAACTCAGTCCTGAAACCAAGTCTGCAACTGAACAGGAAATAAGAACACTGTTAAAGGATTCGTACGAGCGGGCAAAGAATATCCTGAAGACCCATGCAAAAGAACACAAGAATTTAGCAGAAGCGTTACTGACCTATGAGACTTTGTATGCCAAAGAGATTCAGATTGTTCTAGAGGGGGGAAAACTGGACGTGAGATGA